A window from Sinanaerobacter sp. ZZT-01 encodes these proteins:
- the ade gene encoding adenine deaminase, translating to MEKEQLKKLIDVAAGRVPADMVIKNCKVVDVYNGELIEGDIALCEEWIAGIGTYDGIQEIDAKGQFAAPGFIDSHIHVESSYVSPEELGRLVVPHGTTTIIADPHEIVNVRGLDGLNYMIHASEGVALDIKWMLPSCVPATPWEHSGAVINAADMEAPMQNDTILGLGEFMDFPGVIHANEAVLDKLLVAKKQRKPIDGHSPGVSGLELNAYAAARIHTDHECATADELRDRISRGMYVLLRQGSACHNLKALLKGVTPLNSRRCLLCADDCQPKTILSLGHLDNHLRICVQEGIDAVSAIRMASLNAAECFGLDDRGAIAPGLRADIVLMDDLQDFKVRKVLIAGKEVAADGTYCQPIERYDISATKGSFHVKGFSKDKFGLKIHSDKAHAIKILPGGVVTEKDIVEIKRDAKGEFLYDASEDVVKVAVVERHQNTGNVAVALLKGYGIKEGAVALSVAHDSHNIIVVGVDDEEMAYAVEQLIKQDGGIVLTKNQEVLEQMPMPIAGLMSDQSGEWVDAKLTHIHAAAHEILKVNDDVEPIMTLCFMSLAVIPELKLTDMGLFDVTKFDFIKIEA from the coding sequence ATGGAAAAAGAACAATTAAAAAAATTAATTGATGTTGCGGCAGGGCGTGTTCCTGCGGATATGGTAATCAAAAACTGCAAGGTTGTTGATGTATATAACGGTGAGTTGATTGAAGGTGATATTGCATTATGCGAAGAGTGGATCGCAGGAATTGGGACATATGACGGCATTCAGGAAATCGATGCAAAAGGGCAGTTTGCCGCGCCGGGATTTATCGACAGCCATATTCATGTGGAATCTTCTTACGTTAGTCCGGAGGAATTAGGCAGACTTGTAGTACCTCACGGGACGACTACAATCATAGCTGATCCCCATGAAATCGTGAATGTACGGGGTCTGGATGGCTTAAATTATATGATTCATGCATCGGAAGGCGTTGCACTAGACATCAAATGGATGCTTCCATCTTGTGTACCGGCTACTCCTTGGGAGCATTCGGGAGCTGTTATTAATGCTGCGGATATGGAAGCGCCTATGCAGAATGATACGATCCTTGGATTAGGAGAATTCATGGATTTTCCTGGAGTGATTCATGCAAATGAGGCCGTTTTAGATAAGCTTCTAGTTGCAAAAAAACAAAGAAAGCCAATTGATGGACATAGCCCGGGAGTAAGTGGGCTGGAATTAAACGCATATGCGGCAGCCCGTATTCATACCGATCACGAGTGTGCCACAGCGGATGAACTGCGCGATCGAATTTCCAGAGGCATGTATGTTTTACTCCGTCAAGGGTCGGCATGCCATAACCTGAAAGCACTGCTGAAAGGCGTTACGCCATTGAATAGCAGACGTTGTTTGTTGTGTGCGGATGATTGCCAGCCAAAAACGATTTTAAGTTTGGGTCATTTAGATAACCATTTACGTATCTGTGTGCAGGAAGGAATTGATGCAGTTTCGGCAATCCGAATGGCAAGTTTGAATGCAGCTGAATGCTTCGGACTGGATGATAGAGGTGCGATTGCACCGGGACTGCGTGCGGACATCGTACTTATGGATGACCTTCAAGATTTTAAAGTTCGTAAAGTTTTGATTGCAGGAAAAGAAGTGGCAGCTGACGGAACGTATTGTCAGCCGATTGAGCGCTATGATATATCTGCAACAAAAGGAAGCTTCCATGTCAAGGGATTTTCTAAGGACAAGTTTGGTTTAAAAATTCATTCTGACAAAGCTCATGCGATTAAAATTTTGCCGGGCGGTGTCGTAACCGAAAAAGATATAGTGGAAATTAAACGGGATGCGAAAGGCGAGTTTTTATACGACGCATCGGAAGATGTCGTTAAGGTCGCTGTAGTGGAACGTCATCAAAATACAGGGAATGTGGCGGTTGCTCTCTTAAAAGGATACGGCATCAAAGAAGGAGCCGTTGCGCTTTCTGTGGCTCATGATTCCCATAACATTATCGTTGTCGGAGTAGATGATGAAGAAATGGCATATGCCGTAGAGCAATTAATCAAGCAGGACGGCGGTATTGTGCTGACAAAAAATCAAGAAGTGCTGGAACAAATGCCTATGCCGATTGCAGGTTTGATGAGCGATCAGAGCGGTGAATGGGTCGATGCGAAATTAACTCATATTCATGCGGCAGCACATGAAATTCTTAAAGTTAACGATGATGTCGAACCAATAATGACTCTGTGTTTTATGTCTTTGGCAGTGATTCCGGAATTAAAATTAACGGATATGGGTCTGTTTGACGTGACAAAATTTGATTTTATAAAAATAGAAGCTTAG